A single window of Jiangella alkaliphila DNA harbors:
- a CDS encoding amidohydrolase family protein, whose protein sequence is MSGGPGAPEIVDLHAHLLPEEWLTTVSRDPDAYGLAAVGGDDGAWMLVRPDTGEEFALPRSFWSVPDRLAWMRERGIARQLAAPPTFALFYDLPRPQACAVARLFNETVAAVAKAAGDAFIPAATVPLGWPDAAVAELEHAVEVLGLPIVYVGSKVRDADLDDPELRPFLRRAAELGVAVQIHPAQHLADPRLRRYFFENLIGNPMETAVAAGKLIAAGVLDELPDLRIALVHGGGVLPYLAGRLDHGYRHVPLARHSRDRPSSYLGRFLYDTITHDPRALEYLVRTVGPERLVAGTDAPYAMGDDDPLGTLAAAGLDPRRLAATADRFVTAPA, encoded by the coding sequence GTGAGCGGCGGCCCCGGGGCGCCGGAGATCGTCGACCTGCACGCCCACCTGCTGCCGGAGGAGTGGCTGACGACGGTCTCCCGCGATCCGGACGCCTACGGACTGGCCGCCGTCGGGGGCGACGACGGCGCCTGGATGCTCGTCCGGCCCGACACGGGCGAGGAGTTTGCGCTGCCGCGTTCGTTCTGGTCGGTGCCGGACCGGCTGGCCTGGATGCGTGAGCGCGGCATCGCCAGGCAGCTGGCCGCGCCGCCGACGTTCGCGCTGTTCTACGATCTGCCCCGGCCGCAGGCGTGCGCGGTGGCCCGCCTGTTCAACGAGACCGTGGCGGCGGTGGCGAAGGCCGCCGGCGACGCGTTCATCCCCGCCGCGACGGTGCCGCTGGGCTGGCCGGACGCCGCCGTCGCCGAGCTGGAACACGCCGTCGAGGTGCTGGGCCTGCCGATTGTCTACGTCGGCAGCAAGGTGCGCGACGCCGACCTGGACGACCCCGAGCTGCGGCCGTTCCTCCGCCGCGCGGCCGAGCTGGGCGTCGCAGTGCAGATCCACCCGGCGCAGCATCTCGCCGACCCGCGGCTGCGCCGGTACTTCTTCGAGAACCTCATCGGCAACCCGATGGAGACCGCCGTCGCCGCCGGCAAGCTGATCGCGGCCGGCGTGCTCGACGAGCTGCCGGACCTGCGGATCGCGTTGGTGCACGGAGGCGGCGTGCTGCCTTACCTCGCCGGCCGCCTGGACCACGGCTACCGCCACGTGCCGCTGGCCCGGCACAGCCGGGACCGGCCGAGCAGCTACCTCGGCCGGTTCCTCTACGACACGATCACGCACGACCCGCGGGCGCTGGAGTACCTGGTCCGCACCGTGGGCCCGGAGCGACTGGTGGCCGGCACCGACGCTCCGTACGCGATGGGCGACGACGACCCGCTCGGGACCCTCGCGGCGGCCGGGCTGGACCCGCGGCGGCTGGCCGCCACCGCGGACCGGTTCGTCACGGCGCCGGCGTGA